The genomic segment GCCTACGCCGCAAACGAGAGTTCACCCCAGAAGAGAAGAAGGACGCCTCGTATTGGGAAAAGCGCCGCAAGAACAACGAGGCGGCCAAGCGCTCGCGGGAGAAGCGGCGGGTGAACGACTACATGCTGGAGACACGGCTGGTGGCCCTGTGCGAGGAGAACGCAGCTCTACGAGCTGAGCTCTTGAGCCTGAAGCTCCGCTACGGTCTCCTTGGCACTAATCCTCCTTACGCAGCCCACCAGAGGTGCTTCCTACAAATACCTCCCTATGCCCCATACACAGCAAGCCCTCACCTAGACAGAGAGCGCTACTGGGAAAAAAGGGTTCAGGAACCTCCCCAGCTGCCTGGATGCCAGCGACCACCAGTGACCATACCCACGCACCCTTCCTCAGGGTTCATACCCACACACTCCTTCCCCATCAGCAGGGGCTGCGCTTACCCTCTGGATGCCCAAGGCCTCCTGTCCTCCTCGAATGCATCCATGCTCCCAGGcccagtcttctcaccactggCCACCTCCCACCTGGATCTCCCACGGCTGAGGTCCAGGGATCACAGGCCTGCATCAGATGAGGAGGGTGAGCAACAGGTTCCAGCCAATGGCAGTGCCTCCCTGCCTCACAAGCTAAGGCTGAAGAACCCCAAAGCAGCAGAGAACAAACATAGCAGAACCACAGCCATGTCCCCACAGCCCATATGTGTATCTGACTAATACTA from the Electrophorus electricus isolate fEleEle1 chromosome 26, fEleEle1.pri, whole genome shotgun sequence genome contains:
- the nfil3-4 gene encoding nuclear factor, interleukin 3 regulated, member 4 gives rise to the protein MESAFSRIRQESEGESEEPSHRGLSLRRKREFTPEEKKDASYWEKRRKNNEAAKRSREKRRVNDYMLETRLVALCEENAALRAELLSLKLRYGLLGTNPPYAAHQRCFLQIPPYAPYTASPHLDRERYWEKRVQEPPQLPGCQRPPVTIPTHPSSGFIPTHSFPISRGCAYPLDAQGLLSSSNASMLPGPVFSPLATSHLDLPRLRSRDHRPASDEEGEQQVPANGSASLPHKLRLKNPKAAENKHSRTTAMSPQPICVSD